One window from the genome of Gimesia aquarii encodes:
- a CDS encoding asparagine synthase-related protein, giving the protein MIHEEYVERLVNLLDPQANLLFNMTFEEATERVATGSPEAVREIEGQFALIHKEGTCIRMARSIGRPMRFFLAKRAEGPCLVVAERIDEIYEFLKSEGLDTQFHPSYTRMVPAHYILELQLLGCPDPNPKTTRFFTPTRNSLPNQLDEIGKQYIGTVSEEIHKWLDSIPPVEPIGVLFSGGIDSGALFLLVYHALISRNESPSRLKAFSLSIDGEGSDCQQAYQFLEQMNLNLFLEVLEVPRSSLDFEETVKVLEDYKSLDVQAATMTYALCKKIRTLYPRWIHLVDGDGGDENLKDYPIEANPELTIRSVLNNLMLYQEGWGVEAVKHSLTYSGGQSRGHVRTYAPARSLGFQGFSPYALPNVIEVAEGIPFIELTNWDHNKLYALKGDIVCRGIKQITGLSMPVYPKRRFQEGTLNHDSFESVFSDTENEYRQTLLSLYQ; this is encoded by the coding sequence ATGATTCATGAAGAATACGTGGAACGACTTGTTAATTTGCTGGATCCTCAAGCAAATCTTCTCTTCAATATGACTTTTGAAGAGGCAACAGAGCGAGTGGCAACAGGTTCACCAGAGGCTGTAAGGGAAATCGAAGGTCAATTTGCTCTGATTCATAAAGAGGGTACTTGTATTCGGATGGCCCGGTCTATCGGTAGACCAATGAGATTTTTTCTGGCGAAACGCGCTGAGGGACCATGTCTCGTCGTTGCTGAAAGAATTGACGAAATATATGAGTTTCTCAAAAGTGAAGGGCTCGACACACAATTTCATCCTTCCTATACAAGAATGGTTCCCGCGCATTACATTCTTGAGCTACAATTACTTGGCTGCCCTGACCCCAATCCCAAGACAACTCGATTCTTTACTCCCACTCGAAACTCTCTTCCAAATCAGTTAGATGAAATTGGAAAACAGTATATCGGGACGGTCTCTGAGGAAATTCATAAATGGCTAGACTCTATTCCTCCAGTTGAGCCTATCGGCGTGCTCTTTTCCGGAGGCATTGACAGTGGCGCCCTCTTCCTGTTGGTATACCATGCACTGATTTCGCGCAATGAATCGCCTTCCCGTCTCAAAGCGTTTTCTCTTTCCATAGATGGGGAAGGCAGTGATTGCCAACAAGCATATCAGTTTCTGGAACAGATGAATTTGAATCTGTTTCTCGAAGTGCTGGAAGTCCCTCGCAGTAGCCTGGACTTTGAAGAAACAGTGAAAGTTCTGGAAGACTATAAATCACTTGATGTTCAAGCTGCAACGATGACTTACGCTTTGTGCAAAAAAATCCGTACCCTTTATCCACGTTGGATCCATTTGGTCGACGGCGATGGAGGAGACGAGAATCTGAAAGACTACCCTATCGAAGCGAATCCTGAGCTTACTATACGCAGTGTGCTCAATAATTTGATGCTCTACCAGGAAGGCTGGGGAGTTGAAGCTGTCAAGCATTCGTTAACTTATTCGGGGGGCCAGAGCCGTGGACACGTTCGAACCTATGCACCTGCTCGAAGTCTTGGATTTCAAGGATTTAGCCCTTATGCATTACCCAATGTCATTGAAGTTGCGGAAGGAATCCCCTTTATCGAGTTGACAAATTGGGATCACAACAAACTATATGCCCTCAAAGGTGATATTGTATGTAGAGGAATCAAGCAGATTACTGGTCTGTCCATGCCAGTCTATCCCAAACGTCGTTTTCAAGAGGGGACTCTAAATCACGATTCTTTCGAATCAGTATTCTCTGATACAGAGAATGAATATCGACAAACGCTTTTATCGCTTTACCAATAG
- a CDS encoding radical SAM protein translates to MNIDKRFYRFTNRETRLKALPGMDHILPSFTNQQIQAARSAKNQVSPEIPYAFLNETECDSDGALTEISTIFLTNRECPFQCLMCDLWQNTLDETLTPGMITHQIDYALQRLPPAKQVKLYNSGNFFDRKAIPEKDIPSIASQVHNFERVIVENHPLLCNQHCLDFQQMISGQLEIALGLETIHENVLQALNKQMTLENFSKAVEFLLNHSIQIRAFILLKPPFMNEQEGIEWAIRSVEYAFSLGIDCCSLIPTRSGNGILEQLEQTGQFSHPLLSSVEETLEACLNLKQGRVFMDLWGLERLYQNEINLHDRLEQLQQMNLLQKVSTA, encoded by the coding sequence ATGAATATCGACAAACGCTTTTATCGCTTTACCAATAGAGAAACGAGGCTCAAAGCACTACCTGGCATGGATCACATTCTTCCCTCATTTACGAATCAGCAAATTCAAGCGGCCCGCTCTGCTAAAAATCAGGTATCTCCCGAAATACCTTATGCTTTCTTAAATGAAACAGAGTGCGATTCAGATGGAGCCCTGACTGAAATATCTACGATCTTTCTTACAAACCGTGAGTGTCCTTTTCAATGTCTGATGTGTGATCTCTGGCAAAACACATTGGACGAGACACTTACTCCAGGTATGATCACACATCAAATCGACTATGCCCTTCAGAGACTGCCACCGGCTAAACAAGTGAAACTGTATAACAGCGGTAACTTCTTTGATCGCAAAGCGATTCCAGAAAAAGACATTCCGAGTATTGCCTCTCAGGTTCATAATTTTGAAAGAGTGATCGTTGAAAACCATCCGTTGTTGTGCAATCAGCACTGCCTGGACTTTCAACAAATGATAAGCGGACAACTGGAAATCGCGTTAGGACTGGAAACCATCCACGAAAATGTCTTACAAGCTCTGAACAAGCAAATGACGCTAGAGAATTTCTCAAAAGCCGTCGAATTTTTGTTAAACCACTCCATTCAGATAAGAGCATTTATATTATTGAAGCCACCATTCATGAATGAGCAAGAGGGAATTGAGTGGGCCATTCGTTCTGTTGAATACGCCTTTTCTCTGGGAATAGATTGCTGCTCTCTGATTCCGACACGTTCTGGAAACGGTATACTCGAACAACTGGAACAGACAGGGCAGTTTTCTCATCCACTTCTCTCCTCTGTTGAAGAAACATTGGAGGCCTGCTTGAATTTAAAGCAAGGAAGAGTTTTTATGGATCTTTGGGGTCTGGAACGACTTTATCAAAATGAGATTAATCTGCATGATCGGTTGGAACAATTACAACAGATGAATCTACTCCAGAAAGTTTCGACTGCATGA
- the metH gene encoding methionine synthase, with protein MSNRSARIEALYNAIQERILILDGAMGTMIQNYKLKEADYRGERFADYHMDIAGNNDLLSLTQPQIIQDIHREYLEAGADILETNTFNGTRLSQSDYEMESLVHELNLASAQLARTAADEMTAKTPDKPRWVAGVLGPTSRTCSISPDVNDPGARNVTYDELVENYLESIDGLVKGGADLLLIETIFDTLNAKAAVYAVRTYFQREQVELPIMISGTITDASGRTLSGQTTEAFWNSLAHAKPFSIGLNCALGAQELRQYVKELSRVADTYVSAHPNAGLPNEFGEYDQTASEMATIVDEFASSGFVNILGGCCGTTPAHIKAITESMANHPPRKVPEIEPALRLSGLEPFNVTKDSLFVNVGERCNVTGSARFKRLIKEEDYDTALEVALQQVQNGADVMDVNMDEGMLDAVAAMTSFLNLVATEPEIARVPVMVDSSKWDVIEAGLKCIQGKPIVNSISLKEGEAEFFERARQCQLYGAAVVVMAFDEEGQADTRQRKIEICERSYRLLVEEIGFAPQDIIFDPNIFAVATGIEEHNNYAVDFIEATDWIRKNLPHASVSGGVSNVSFSFRGNNPVREAIHSVFLYHAIRVGMNMGIVNASQLAVYDNLPTELKDKVEDVILNRTPEGTEALLDIAERFRGDGSTGSAKTEDLSWRELPVQKRIEHALVRGISTYIVEDAEEARQELNRPLDVIEGPLMDGMNVVGDLFGAGKMFLPQVVKSARVMKQAVAYLQPFIEEEKEEGDSQSNGRILMATVKGDVHDIGKNIVGVVLQCNNFEVIDLGVMVPCETILQTAREKECDIIGLSGLITPSLDEMVTVASELERQEMNLPLLIGGATTSKAHTAVKIDPQYNRNQVVYVPDASRAVGVAASLMSDELYDNYVKQIQDEYVTVRERVANRKPQGAPVSYDEAMKQGFQIDWENYTPPAPTFTGTKVLYNYPLEKLVDYIDWTPFFISWDLVGKYPKIFDDEVVGEAARELYANAQTMLKKIIDEKLLTARAVIGFWPANQVNGEDIELYENQNHSQVIARLHHIRQQVRKRGQEEKPLMSLADFIAPQESKKTDYIGGFVVTAGIGAEEVAKSYEQEHDDYSSIMVKALADRLAEAFAEHLHERVRKEFWGYHPDESLENQDLIREEYRGIRPAPGYPACPDHTEKDTLFKLLNAEEEIGVKLTEHFAMYPAAAVSGWYFSHPDSRYFHTGKIDKDQLTSLAERKGMNIEEMTRWLRPVLMDDK; from the coding sequence ATGTCTAATCGCTCTGCTCGAATTGAAGCTCTCTACAATGCGATCCAGGAACGGATTCTGATTCTGGATGGAGCGATGGGGACGATGATCCAGAATTATAAACTCAAAGAAGCAGATTATAGGGGAGAACGCTTTGCAGATTATCATATGGATATTGCAGGCAACAACGACTTGCTCTCGTTGACACAGCCACAGATTATCCAGGACATCCACCGTGAATACCTGGAAGCGGGAGCTGATATTCTGGAAACCAATACGTTTAACGGGACTCGATTATCGCAAAGCGATTATGAAATGGAGTCGCTGGTTCATGAACTAAATTTAGCATCAGCACAACTGGCGCGCACCGCTGCAGATGAAATGACCGCGAAAACACCAGACAAACCACGCTGGGTTGCTGGTGTTCTGGGTCCCACCAGTCGTACCTGTTCAATTTCACCTGATGTCAATGATCCGGGAGCTCGCAACGTTACCTATGACGAACTTGTCGAAAACTATTTAGAATCCATTGATGGACTTGTCAAAGGGGGAGCAGATTTACTTCTGATCGAGACGATATTCGATACTCTGAACGCTAAGGCTGCAGTCTATGCGGTGCGCACTTATTTTCAGCGCGAACAAGTCGAGTTACCAATAATGATCTCCGGTACGATTACGGATGCATCCGGTCGCACGTTGTCGGGACAGACCACGGAAGCTTTCTGGAATTCTCTGGCACATGCCAAGCCGTTTTCTATTGGACTCAACTGTGCTCTGGGGGCCCAAGAGCTAAGACAATATGTTAAAGAACTATCTCGTGTCGCTGATACCTATGTCTCCGCTCATCCTAATGCTGGCTTACCCAATGAATTTGGTGAATATGATCAAACGGCTTCCGAAATGGCAACCATCGTAGATGAATTCGCCAGCAGCGGGTTTGTTAATATTTTGGGAGGATGTTGTGGGACGACTCCGGCACACATCAAAGCGATTACAGAATCGATGGCAAATCATCCTCCTCGTAAAGTGCCAGAGATTGAACCTGCTTTACGTCTTTCGGGACTGGAACCGTTTAATGTGACAAAAGACAGTTTGTTTGTAAATGTGGGTGAGCGTTGTAATGTAACCGGTTCAGCCCGTTTCAAACGTTTGATAAAAGAAGAGGATTACGACACGGCATTGGAAGTGGCTTTACAGCAAGTACAAAACGGTGCAGATGTTATGGATGTCAACATGGATGAGGGCATGCTGGATGCAGTTGCTGCCATGACATCTTTTCTGAATCTGGTTGCAACGGAACCGGAAATTGCCCGTGTCCCTGTAATGGTAGACTCGTCTAAATGGGACGTCATTGAAGCTGGATTAAAATGCATTCAAGGCAAGCCAATTGTAAACTCCATTAGTCTTAAAGAAGGAGAAGCGGAATTCTTTGAGAGGGCACGGCAGTGTCAACTTTATGGAGCGGCTGTGGTGGTCATGGCATTTGACGAGGAAGGACAGGCTGATACCAGACAAAGAAAAATTGAAATTTGTGAACGATCTTATCGCTTGCTAGTTGAAGAAATTGGATTTGCTCCACAGGACATTATTTTTGATCCTAACATTTTTGCTGTTGCGACGGGTATTGAAGAACATAATAACTATGCCGTTGATTTTATTGAGGCTACAGACTGGATCCGAAAAAATTTACCTCATGCAAGTGTGTCAGGCGGAGTGTCGAATGTGTCGTTCTCATTCCGGGGTAATAACCCGGTCCGCGAAGCCATTCATTCAGTTTTCCTCTATCACGCAATTCGTGTTGGCATGAATATGGGTATTGTGAATGCCAGCCAATTGGCTGTTTATGATAACCTGCCTACAGAACTCAAAGACAAAGTGGAAGACGTTATTCTGAATCGCACACCCGAGGGGACAGAAGCGCTGCTGGATATTGCAGAACGTTTTCGTGGAGATGGTTCGACTGGTTCTGCTAAAACAGAAGATTTGTCATGGCGCGAGTTGCCTGTCCAAAAACGGATTGAACACGCACTAGTAAGGGGAATATCAACATATATTGTAGAAGATGCTGAGGAAGCGCGCCAGGAGTTGAATCGACCGCTCGATGTCATTGAAGGTCCATTGATGGATGGAATGAATGTGGTGGGCGATTTGTTTGGGGCTGGTAAAATGTTTCTGCCTCAAGTTGTGAAATCGGCACGTGTAATGAAACAGGCTGTTGCTTATTTACAACCTTTTATTGAGGAAGAAAAAGAAGAAGGAGACAGCCAATCAAACGGGCGGATTTTAATGGCAACGGTCAAAGGGGATGTTCACGATATTGGTAAAAATATCGTGGGTGTTGTTCTGCAATGTAATAACTTTGAAGTCATCGATCTGGGCGTTATGGTTCCTTGTGAGACGATTTTACAAACCGCACGTGAAAAGGAATGCGATATTATTGGACTTTCAGGGCTGATTACTCCCTCGCTGGATGAAATGGTGACGGTGGCCAGTGAGCTCGAGAGGCAAGAGATGAATTTGCCTTTATTAATTGGGGGAGCAACAACATCCAAGGCACATACAGCGGTTAAGATTGACCCTCAGTATAATAGGAATCAGGTTGTGTACGTCCCCGATGCGTCTCGTGCTGTTGGTGTTGCGGCTTCGTTGATGTCAGATGAATTATACGATAATTATGTGAAGCAGATTCAAGACGAGTACGTGACAGTTCGAGAACGGGTTGCCAACCGCAAGCCACAGGGAGCACCTGTTTCTTATGACGAAGCCATGAAACAAGGCTTTCAAATTGATTGGGAGAATTACACACCTCCGGCTCCCACGTTTACAGGGACGAAAGTGCTTTACAATTATCCGTTAGAAAAATTGGTGGATTATATTGACTGGACGCCATTTTTTATCAGTTGGGATCTTGTTGGGAAATATCCGAAGATTTTTGATGATGAAGTTGTAGGTGAAGCGGCACGCGAACTCTATGCAAACGCACAGACAATGTTGAAGAAAATCATTGATGAGAAACTACTGACGGCACGTGCGGTGATTGGTTTCTGGCCCGCTAACCAGGTCAATGGAGAAGATATTGAACTCTATGAGAATCAGAATCACAGTCAAGTGATTGCCCGATTGCATCATATTCGTCAGCAAGTTCGAAAAAGGGGGCAGGAAGAGAAACCCCTTATGTCACTGGCCGATTTTATTGCTCCTCAAGAGAGTAAAAAGACAGACTATATTGGTGGTTTTGTAGTTACTGCTGGCATCGGTGCTGAGGAGGTGGCAAAATCGTACGAACAGGAACATGATGATTATAGTAGTATTATGGTCAAAGCCTTGGCTGATCGGTTGGCAGAAGCGTTTGCCGAGCATTTGCACGAACGAGTTCGAAAAGAGTTCTGGGGTTATCATCCGGATGAGTCCCTGGAAAATCAGGATTTGATCAGAGAGGAGTATCGGGGAATCCGTCCTGCACCAGGTTATCCAGCCTGTCCGGACCATACTGAGAAGGATACGTTGTTTAAGTTGTTGAATGCAGAAGAGGAAATCGGAGTTAAACTAACAGAACACTTTGCTATGTACCCGGCAGCAGCAGTCTCTGGCTGGTATTTTTCTCATCCCGATTCGCGTTATTTCCATACGGGTAAAATTGACAAAGATCAATTGACGTCATTGGCAGAACGCAAAGGCATGAACATCGAAGAGATGACTCGCTGGTTACGTCCTGTGCTCATGGATGATAAATAA
- the gmd gene encoding GDP-mannose 4,6-dehydratase, whose protein sequence is MNRVALISGINGQDGYYLSKLLKNKNYEVHGITSCSKPGIGEPPQNQYYCDFAEGSNLNEILDKVQPDEVYHLAAQSHVRLSFDIPVYTAEVTGVGTLRLLEALRHYEKRSQKKIRFYQASSSEMFGKVVESPQSETTPFHPRSPYACAKVFSYWQTINYRESYGMYACNGILFNHESPRRGEAFVTRKITKAVSRIKLGMQDKLYLGNIDAKRDWGFAGDYVEAMWLILQQEKPDDFVIGTGETHSVREFLEAAFGAVELDWKKYVEIDPQYYRPAEVELLCADPTKARQNLNWEPKVTFEELARLMVEADMKLSQQEKILNEVTS, encoded by the coding sequence GTGAATCGAGTTGCTTTAATCTCAGGGATTAATGGTCAGGATGGTTATTACCTTTCCAAGTTGCTGAAAAATAAAAATTATGAAGTCCATGGAATCACCTCATGCAGTAAACCGGGAATTGGGGAACCTCCACAAAATCAATATTATTGTGATTTTGCGGAAGGATCGAACCTCAATGAGATCCTGGATAAAGTTCAGCCAGATGAAGTTTATCATTTAGCAGCTCAAAGCCATGTCCGCCTTTCATTTGATATTCCCGTTTACACTGCAGAGGTAACAGGGGTGGGAACTCTCAGATTGCTGGAAGCATTACGGCATTATGAAAAGAGAAGTCAAAAAAAGATTCGTTTTTACCAGGCTTCCTCCAGCGAAATGTTTGGTAAAGTTGTTGAGTCTCCGCAGAGCGAAACAACTCCCTTTCATCCACGAAGTCCTTACGCTTGTGCAAAGGTCTTTTCTTATTGGCAGACAATTAACTATCGAGAATCATATGGTATGTATGCGTGCAATGGGATTCTCTTTAACCATGAATCTCCCCGACGAGGCGAAGCTTTTGTAACTCGAAAAATTACTAAAGCGGTCTCGCGTATTAAATTGGGAATGCAAGACAAGTTGTATCTTGGGAATATTGATGCAAAAAGAGATTGGGGTTTTGCAGGAGATTATGTCGAGGCAATGTGGCTCATTTTGCAGCAGGAAAAACCAGATGATTTTGTGATCGGTACGGGAGAGACTCATTCCGTGCGAGAGTTTTTGGAGGCTGCGTTTGGTGCCGTTGAATTGGACTGGAAAAAATATGTAGAGATCGATCCACAGTACTATCGACCCGCAGAGGTCGAGTTGCTTTGTGCTGATCCAACGAAAGCACGTCAAAATCTGAATTGGGAACCTAAGGTTACATTTGAAGAATTAGCGCGATTAATGGTCGAGGCAGACATGAAATTGAGCCAGCAAGAAAAAATACTAAACGAAGTGACTTCCTGA
- the ligA gene encoding NAD-dependent DNA ligase LigA, translated as MSIRKEIEELRNKIEHHNRLYYIQAKPEISDRDFDQLMKRLEKLEAEHPEYDSPDSPTKKVGGAPIEGFQTVEHRLPMLSIDNIFEQEGLKDFETRIRKLLDEEQIELTAEYKIDGVAVSLIYEQGHLTQGVTRGDGQQGDDITHNARTIGGVPLRLNTKRPPDLLEIRGEAFISNSDFQVLNVETQEQGKEPFANPRNTTAGGLKLLDPKLCAMRKIRFFAHGIGAVEGVDFQTHINYLVALQKMGVPVTPNVEAFPNLDSTLEHVQKMMDDLHTLDFEVDGIVLKVNQFEQRELLGNTSKSPRWVVAYKWERYEAVTKVDSINFQVGKTGTVTPVANLEPVQIAGTTVSRASLHNRDEMERLEIQIGDWVVVEKAGKIIPHVVRVEEHLRDGTQQELEFPTRCPECKATLIKDEGGVYIRCPNPNCPASLRETLRYFASRQAMDIEGMGIKMVEQLLDQGIIKGLADVYRLHEHHDQLISLERQGEKSIENLLEGIERSKQQPLWRLLTGLNIRHVGTSNARILEKQFGTIGEISKQSVEDLAAVDEIGPVIAESVYTFFHSEFGVELIQELQTLGLNMGSPVEKTKKKKGLLDGKTVVVTGSLSQFTRDEAKELIQKHGGKASGSVSSKTSYLLAGEKAGSKLSKAQELNIPVLSETEFLELLNKEW; from the coding sequence ATGTCAATTCGAAAAGAAATCGAAGAACTTCGTAACAAAATCGAACATCACAACCGCCTCTACTATATTCAGGCAAAGCCGGAAATATCTGATCGTGACTTTGATCAATTGATGAAACGGCTAGAAAAGTTAGAAGCCGAACATCCGGAATATGATTCACCTGACAGCCCCACGAAAAAAGTGGGGGGGGCTCCCATAGAGGGTTTTCAGACTGTTGAGCATCGTTTGCCAATGTTATCAATTGATAATATTTTTGAGCAAGAAGGACTCAAAGACTTTGAAACTCGTATTCGTAAGCTCCTTGACGAAGAACAGATTGAGTTGACAGCCGAGTATAAAATCGATGGAGTGGCAGTGTCTTTAATCTATGAGCAGGGACATTTGACACAGGGAGTTACACGTGGTGATGGTCAGCAAGGAGATGATATTACGCACAATGCGCGAACCATTGGTGGCGTTCCACTACGGTTAAACACAAAGCGTCCCCCTGATTTATTAGAAATCAGGGGAGAAGCGTTTATTTCCAATTCAGATTTTCAAGTTTTGAATGTGGAAACGCAAGAACAGGGAAAAGAACCGTTTGCAAATCCACGGAATACGACTGCCGGGGGATTAAAGCTGCTTGATCCCAAACTCTGCGCAATGCGTAAAATCCGATTTTTTGCACACGGAATTGGAGCCGTTGAAGGAGTCGATTTTCAAACACACATAAATTACCTGGTTGCACTTCAAAAAATGGGGGTTCCTGTAACACCCAATGTAGAGGCATTTCCAAATTTAGATTCGACTCTAGAACATGTCCAGAAAATGATGGATGACTTACATACATTGGACTTTGAAGTCGATGGTATCGTGCTGAAGGTGAATCAATTTGAACAACGTGAATTGCTGGGAAATACTTCCAAGAGTCCTCGGTGGGTTGTCGCTTATAAATGGGAGCGGTATGAAGCGGTAACTAAGGTTGATTCTATTAATTTTCAGGTTGGTAAAACAGGCACTGTTACTCCCGTTGCGAATTTAGAACCAGTTCAAATTGCTGGTACTACGGTTTCCAGGGCAAGTTTACATAATCGGGATGAGATGGAACGCCTGGAAATCCAAATTGGTGATTGGGTCGTAGTTGAAAAGGCCGGGAAGATTATACCTCATGTTGTTCGTGTGGAAGAGCATCTACGGGATGGAACACAGCAAGAATTGGAATTTCCAACACGCTGTCCCGAATGTAAAGCGACTCTCATAAAGGATGAGGGAGGTGTTTACATTCGTTGTCCTAATCCAAATTGTCCTGCCTCGTTACGCGAAACATTGCGTTACTTTGCATCCCGACAGGCAATGGATATTGAGGGCATGGGGATTAAAATGGTTGAGCAACTACTCGATCAGGGGATCATTAAAGGACTGGCGGACGTGTATCGGCTTCATGAACATCATGATCAGCTCATCAGCTTGGAGCGCCAGGGGGAAAAATCGATTGAAAATTTGCTGGAGGGGATCGAACGCTCCAAACAACAACCATTATGGCGGCTATTAACGGGCTTGAATATTCGACACGTAGGTACCAGTAATGCACGTATTCTTGAAAAGCAGTTTGGTACGATTGGTGAGATTTCCAAACAAAGTGTAGAAGATCTGGCGGCAGTAGACGAAATTGGTCCTGTGATTGCAGAGTCAGTCTATACCTTCTTTCACTCTGAGTTTGGTGTGGAACTCATTCAAGAGTTGCAAACACTGGGACTGAATATGGGGAGTCCCGTTGAAAAAACTAAGAAAAAAAAGGGGCTTCTCGACGGAAAAACGGTTGTTGTAACAGGCAGCTTGTCACAATTCACAAGAGATGAAGCCAAAGAACTAATTCAAAAACACGGTGGTAAGGCGTCCGGAAGTGTTTCTTCGAAAACCAGTTATTTGTTGGCTGGTGAAAAGGCAGGCAGCAAATTAAGCAAAGCACAGGAACTGAATATTCCTGTGTTATCAGAAACTGAATTTTTAGAATTGTTGAATAAAGAGTGGTAG
- a CDS encoding DUF1501 domain-containing protein, with the protein MSSRSSHADNLFCNSLSRRHFLQLGSFGIAGGVSLSHRFELEAKLAKKMSQQSVVMIYLPGGPTQFETFDPKPNAPAEIRGSFSPSQSKVPGIQYCELLPQLSAIADKFSVIRTLVGMENRHESFQCYTGRPGGMTTDGEPAGGWPTLGSIVSKVLGPGKEGMIPYVDAAPKMSYGPYNNNGSHLQGNPSWPGFTGYKHVPFALEGEVKSDLVLNGIDVSRLNDRRELLQSFKDRQQYFEVDGSDNFQKQAFQMLTSGRFAEAMDLEKEPRSVRDRYGELQKTDPSFGGAPQSPQQLLLARRLIEAGVRCVTVAFGAWDWHANREGTIEYLSKRYLPVFDQAIAVFLQDLDERGLLEHTTVVVWGEFGRTPRINAKGGRDHWPGTQSVLLAGGGIQGGRIVGQTDQSGGVPINRPVHVQEIFATLFNNLGINTQTTQITDLSGRPRYLLDDNRQPVRELY; encoded by the coding sequence ATGAGTAGTCGTTCATCTCATGCTGATAATTTGTTTTGTAATAGCCTTTCGAGGCGTCACTTTTTGCAACTTGGCTCCTTTGGCATAGCGGGGGGAGTATCTCTATCGCATCGATTCGAGTTAGAAGCAAAACTAGCAAAAAAAATGAGTCAGCAGTCGGTTGTGATGATTTACTTGCCGGGTGGGCCGACTCAATTCGAAACATTTGACCCCAAACCGAATGCACCCGCGGAGATTCGTGGTTCTTTTTCACCAAGCCAGTCAAAAGTACCGGGGATCCAGTACTGTGAATTGCTCCCTCAGTTGTCAGCTATTGCAGACAAGTTCTCAGTTATACGCACATTGGTTGGTATGGAAAATCGGCATGAATCCTTTCAATGTTATACAGGCCGACCCGGTGGGATGACTACTGATGGCGAGCCTGCGGGAGGCTGGCCGACCTTGGGTTCGATCGTTTCCAAGGTATTAGGACCAGGCAAAGAAGGGATGATTCCCTATGTCGATGCGGCCCCGAAGATGAGCTACGGCCCTTACAATAATAACGGAAGTCATTTGCAGGGTAACCCTTCGTGGCCCGGGTTTACCGGTTATAAACATGTTCCTTTTGCGCTCGAAGGCGAAGTGAAATCTGATTTGGTATTAAATGGCATTGATGTCTCGCGATTAAACGACCGCCGAGAATTGTTACAATCATTCAAAGATCGTCAGCAATACTTTGAAGTCGATGGCAGTGATAATTTTCAAAAGCAAGCTTTTCAAATGCTGACATCTGGTCGTTTTGCAGAAGCGATGGACTTGGAAAAAGAACCCAGATCAGTCCGTGATCGATATGGTGAATTACAGAAAACAGATCCCAGTTTTGGAGGCGCTCCTCAAAGTCCGCAGCAATTGTTATTAGCGCGTCGTTTGATCGAAGCTGGCGTGCGTTGTGTTACTGTAGCCTTCGGTGCCTGGGATTGGCATGCGAATCGGGAAGGGACAATCGAGTATTTATCAAAAAGATATCTACCTGTGTTTGATCAGGCTATAGCCGTATTTCTACAAGATCTGGATGAGCGGGGACTGTTAGAGCATACGACAGTCGTAGTGTGGGGAGAATTTGGCCGTACTCCGCGTATCAACGCTAAGGGAGGTCGTGATCATTGGCCTGGAACACAATCTGTTTTACTGGCTGGTGGAGGAATACAAGGAGGGCGTATTGTTGGCCAAACAGATCAATCAGGTGGTGTTCCCATTAATCGTCCAGTTCATGTGCAGGAAATCTTTGCCACGCTATTCAATAATCTTGGCATTAATACACAAACAACTCAGATTACCGACTTGTCAGGCCGACCCCGCTATTTGCTTGACGATAATCGACAGCCTGTACGTGAGCTATATTAA